The Capsicum annuum cultivar UCD-10X-F1 unplaced genomic scaffold, UCD10Xv1.1 ctg28193, whole genome shotgun sequence genome segment TTACTGACGCAGACATTACCTTATCCCTATACTTCCCAAGAAGTTTTCGAGCAGAGCATGCGGATGCCCATTGGACCTGAATCCAACCCCGCAACAGTAGTTCCTGCTCTTATTCGCCCAGAGGTCCAACCTGAAGCATACTATCTAATTTTAGTTTTCTCTATCTGATTTATCtgttttattcttatttcttgaAGTATACAATCCTGTATCTGAAACCCCCTTCCTGCCCAAaaccaaaatattgaaaaaagagGCAATGCCTGTATATGAAATGTTTGGGGCTACGATTTGGAGGTGGTTTAGGTGTTTACTTGTTTATGTTAAAATTCTTACAGGTGGTAAAGAGGAGCGGTATTATCATAAAGCCAATTCAATTCAAGGAGGTAAATCCCC includes the following:
- the LOC124890978 gene encoding uncharacterized protein C57A7.06-like — translated: MQAEKLLTQTLPYPYTSQEVFEQSMRMPIGPESNPATVVPALIRPEVVKRSGIIIKPIQFKEVNPHERARDNKRGGVQNKKGGKSRGKAKTVDQKS